Proteins encoded in a region of the Fusarium falciforme chromosome 6, complete sequence genome:
- a CDS encoding CRIB domain-containing protein translates to MWASTMPYYSEYQSNRSERDVPQNASARSSTHTDADSNMDGSNHSFRDVAPNQQPPVDLNELMGPAIEGPPSPERIRQLSKQMKHASHLHRGHRTVSSGSSSLLASEFDSMSITRRSSQRSTTSGSSSRDRPDSVQVLGKNIFHRRAKSSKSGRSKRESSAHSSSGSSLYSAETGSENSLATFKDSFIPTIFARRKTSRDESALQKKLQISGPFNFQHVTHTPRDQIVSLQRGSRMELMSEMSAMRTADPTTQDLHFRNFSSEHLAEHQNPSPRFQTGPRRLLKHARSQEQLRTSPPPRPVRPPRSPPMEPLHSPTLGPIPPPRVSSRQSTQRDGESADRPQTSGGFRRPRPFSPDEPLDQPPATSHGYGAAHESEELAVDEHRFSHAITTPDDAAWPLGVPGTASYESPLPDVPEEEEHFVHTGRSRVSVTSTRSSLRASQSVPVLRGFQRPMSGASDTLGPLENRKSGHHDGSGADVPSIRESWEDDIDYCYEHEADANFDYEWERPSMDVEQDMAPPVQVAMADDELREVPTIGTAESSPGMLSASRFDMPALSPASQASPPIGHEALTPSSGAVTNNFSFPRGEKGTRPPNLSHSHSRSDSRASSFKESHGFTLSPSLLIPGDYHQQMLLSEAEKHNYTGEDEIVHGMVGSGHPYEDASNAASHASLNLSHQRASVSTTATSSTTISDSTGERHVSTNSTWTNLTRLTSSTSLSKWAEANDSIPESHLVDPQNDSDEEETTPPAFREKDTVPELTPFPSVPVGKRSLHKSHASESIVRDEVPPMKSAETIKRRPRARTTSLSAQVPPVGQYALFPRAYVKGNNDRI, encoded by the coding sequence ATGTGGGCTTCGACGATGCCATACTACTCAGAATATCAATCAAACCGTTCCGAACGCGATGTACCCCAGAACGCTTCCGCCAGGTCAAGCACGCACACGGACGCCGACAGCAACATGGACGGCAGCAACCATAGTTTCCGAGATGTGGCTCCCAACCAACAGCCACCCGTCGACCTGAATGAATTAATGGGGCCAGCCATCGAGGGCCCTCCCTCCCCCGAGAGAATTCGTCAATTAAGCAAGCAAATGAAACATGCGTCTCACCTCCACCGGGGCCACCGAACCGTGTCTTCGGGCTCCTCATCACTTCTGGCCTCTGAATTCGACAGCATGAGTATCACACGCCGATCCTCGCAGCGATCTACAACCAGTGGCAGCTCTTCTCGAGACCGACCCGACAGTGTCCAGGTATTGGGCAAGAATATTTTCCATCGCCGTGCCAAGTCGAGCAAGTCGGGTCGGTCGAAGCGCGAAAGCAGTGCTCACAGCTCATCAGGAAGCTCGCTATATTCTGCCGAAACGGGTAGTGAGAATTCCCTGGCGACCTTCAAGGACTCTTTTATCCCAACCATTTTCGCCCGCCGGAAAACATCTCGAGACGAATCAGCActgcagaagaagctgcaaaTATCTGGACCTTTCAACTTTCAACATGTTACACACACACCACGGGATCAGATCGTCAGCCTTCAGCGGGGCAGCCGCATGGAGTTGATGTCTGAGATGTCGGCCATGCGTACTGCAGACCCGACAACCCAGGATCTCCACTTTCGAAACTTCTCTTCAGAACATCTGGCTGAGCATCAGAACCCATCGCCGAGGTTCCAAACGGGACCTCGGCGATTGCTCAAGCACGCCCGATCACAGGAGCAGCTCCGGACCAGCCCTCCTCCCCGGCCGGTGCGACCCCCGAGATCACCCCCAATGGAGCCGCTACACTCTCCGACCCTGGGCCCTATACCTCCTCCGCGAGTGTCGAGCCGCCAATCGACCCAGCGAGATGGCGAGTCCGCAGATCGCCCCCAGACCAGCGGTGGCTTCCGACGACCCCGACCCTTTAGCCCCGATGAGCCCCTGGATCAACCTCCAGCAACCTCTCACGGCTATGGGGCTGCTCATGAATCGGAGGAGCTGGCGGTAGATGAGCATCGGTTTTCGCATGCCATCACCACGCCCGACGACGCAGCTTGGCCATTGGGAGTCCCTGGCACTGCCTCCTATGAGTCGCCACTGCCTGACGtgccagaggaggaggagcactTTGTCCACACTGGCCGTTCCCGAGTCAGCGTCACTAGCACTAGGTCTTCTTTGAGGGCTAGTCAGTCGGTGCCTGTTCTGCGAGGATTCCAAAGGCCCATGAGCGGAGCTTCAGACACACTGGGGCCTTTGGAGAACCGTAAGAGTGGTCATCACGACGGCAGCGGAGCCGACGTGCCATCGATCAGGGAGAGCTGGGAGGACGATATCGACTACTGCTACGAACACGAGGCCGATGCCAACTTTGACTATGAGTGGGAGCGACCCTCTATGGATGTTGAACAAGACATGGCGCCGCCGGTGCAAGTGGCCATGGCAGATGATGAGTTGAGGGAGGTACCGACCATCGGCACGGCCGAGTCGTCTCCCGGTATGCTTTCCGCATCCCGTTTTGATATGCCGGCTCTAAGCCCAGCCAGTCAGGCCTCGCCTCCCATCGGCCACGAGGCTCTCACCCCCAGCTCGGGTGCGGTGACGAACAACTTTTCCTTCCCACGCGGGGAGAAGGGGACCCGACCGCCCAACCTGAGCCATAGCCACAGCCGCTCCGACTCTCGCGCGTCCAGCTTCAAGGAGTCCCATGGCTTCACCCTTTCCCCCTCTCTTCTCATTCCTGGCGACTACCACCAGCAGATGCTCCTctccgaggccgagaagcacAACTACACGGGCGAAGACGAGATTGTCCACGGCATGGTCGGCTCTGGACACCCCTATGAGGATGCCAGCAACGCAGCTAGCCACGCCTCGCTGAACCTGTCGCATCAGCGTGCCAGCGTCTCGACGACGGCGACCAGCTCAACCACCATCTCGGACTCGACGGGAGAGCGCCATGTCTCGACCAACTCGACATGGACCAACTTGACGCGGCTCACAAGCAGCACATCGCTTAGCAAGTGGGCTGAGGCAAACGACAGCATCCCCGAGTCCCACCTCGTTGACCCACAGAATGACAGCGACGAAGAGGAGACGACTCCTCCCGCCTTCAGGGAGAAGGATACGGTGCCGGAGCTGACACCTTTCCCCTCGGTGCCTGTTGGCAAGCGATCTCTTCACAAGAGCCACGCAAGCGAGTCAATTGTCCGAGACGAGGTGCCACCGATGAAGTCGGCCGAGACTATCAAGCGACGCCCAcgggcgaggacgacgagcctCAGCGCCCAGGTTCCGCCGGTCGGACAGTATGCCTTGTTCCCCCGGGCATACGTCAAGGGAAACAACGATCGAATCTAA